Genomic segment of Mercurialis annua linkage group LG6, ddMerAnnu1.2, whole genome shotgun sequence:
TATTTTTggatacaaataagtccttttattttcaaacttcaGAATAATCAAAAAAACAAAGGTTAAAAATGACCTTAATATTGCAACATCTTTCAAATTAacccttcattttttttaaataaagaccaaatgatatttttttaattaatttcttttttttttaaatcgaccGGGTTCAATCTAATGGTCTGAgtcataatttacagtttggtatcccttatttgaaaataaaacgaTTTGGtatttcagttttgattttgtaaactataaggcccttctgttagttccgttaataatttgaaatttactttcaaattatttaatacttcagtttcaattatataaacgatttgctacctcaattttaattatataaacgacTTGGTATCTCATTTTCAAACGGTTTGATACCTCACAtttcattccgttaacgatttagtacatatatttaacagaagaatcttatagtttataaaattaaaactgaggtaccaaattgtttgattttcaaataaggggTATCAAACTATGAATTACGACAAACGTGAGGGGCCTTagaataattttctcttttatatttattaccAATTAccattaaacaaaaaataataattttaaatttagtaaatgtCAATAAAgtgaaatttattaaaagtaaataaaattagaaaaagattGAAATGGCAATGATCATGTAAATATTATTGACTTTGGTTTTACTTGTTTCCTCAAAGAATCGCTTTCCCAAACCAAATCAATAAACACTTGGCAAAACCAAAAGTAGGCAAAACAAGAAAGCATTTTACTATACAACTCGTAACTCTAATGCATGCAAATCTACGAGTTTCTCCACCATCTCCAACTATGTGCCAAACACCACACCCCTTTAACCGCCAAGAAACTCCACGCCCGAATCATCAAACTGGGCGTTCAACAAACCGAACCATTGCCCAACACACTATTAAACGTTTATGGCAAATTAGGCCTGGTTGAGGACGCCCATCACCTGTTCGACGAAATGCCCCAAAGAGACCAAGTCTCTTGGGCTTCCATTCTCACTGCATGCAATCTCGCCAACTTCCCCAACAAAACACTCTCTAGCTTCCCTACAATGCTTGCGTCTGATGGACTGGAACCTGACCATTTTATTTATGCTACTCTAGTCAAGGCTTGTTCTAGCCTGTCTGCTGTGAGACAAGGGATGCAAGTGCATGCTCGTTTTATTTTGTCTCCATTTAGTAATGACGATGTTGTTAAGTCGTCTCTGGTTGATATGTATGCTAAATGTGGATTACCCGAGACTGCTCGCGCAGTTTTTGATTCGATTTTGGTGAAAAATGCAGTTTCTTGGACTGCTATGATCTCTGGGTATGCTAGGAGTGGAATAAAAACAGAGGCAATTGAGCTGTTTTCGAGGTTGCCGATGCGTAATTTGTATTCTTGGACTGCTTTGATATCAGGGTTGGTGCAGAGTGGAAAGGGGATTGATGGTTGTTATTTGTTTCTTGAAATGAGAAAAGAAGGGGTTGATATTGTAGACCCTTTAGTTCTCTCAAGTGTAGTGGGTGCTTGTGCTAACTTAGCTGTCCTGGAGTTTGGGAAGCAGCTTCATGGACTAGTAATTTCACTTGGTTATGAATCTTGTTTGTTTATTAGTAATGCACTTGTCGATATGTATGCAAAATGTAGTGATATTTTAGCTGCTAAGAGCATTTTTGATAGAATGATTCGTCGAGATGTGGTTTCTTGGACTTCTATAATAGTCGGGGCAGCTCAACACGGAAGAGCGAAGGAAGCGTTGGATTTATACGATGATATGATTTTAGCTGGAGTAAAGCCGAATGAAGTAACCTTTGTTGGATTGATTTATTCTTGCAGCCATACTGGTTTAGTTGACGAAGGCCGGAGTTTTTTTGAGTCTATGATCAAGGACTATGGGATTAAGCCCTCCTTGCAACATTTCACATGTTTGTTGGACCTTCTCAGTCGATCTGGACACCTCGAGGAAGCTGAGAATCTCATTAATAGAATGCCGTTTGAGCCTGATGAACCTACATGGGCAGCTTTATTAAGTGCTTGCAAACACCATAGAAATACTGAAATGGGACTTAGAGTTGCTGATCAGCTATTGAACTTAAATCCGGAAGATCCTTCAACTTATATACTGTTATCGAATGTTTATGCTGGTGCGGGCGTGTGGAAACGTGTGTCAATGGTGAGGAAGTTGATGGAAAGTAGGGAAGTGAAAAAGGAACCAGGTTATAGTACTGTCACTTTAGCTAAggaaattcaagtgtttcatgCTGGGGAGACATTCCATCCTAtgaaagatgaaatatttggtttgcTTACGGAGTTAGACGGAGAGATGAGGAGGAGAGGTTATATTCCTGATACTAGCTCTGTGTTACATGACATGGAAGAGCAAGAGAAAGAAAGGCAGCTGTTTTGGCATAGTGAGAGATTAGCTGTGGCCTATGGCCTACTTAAGTCTGTTCGAGGAACTGTCATACGTATTGTGAAAAATCTCCGTGTTTGTGGAGATTGTCATACTGTTTTGAAATTCATTAGCAGTATTGTAGAACGAGAACTTATTGTGCGAGATGCTACTAGGTATCACCATTTTAAGGATGGAAACTGTTCGTGCAATGATTTCTGGTGATCGTATGACTCGTGGTATGTTTTTGCTGCTCCCTACCACTTATAGTGATTGTGCAGAAGGGAAAATGACAGATTATAGTTCTAGACAGATTACAAGTATATTACACTGAAATACCGAAACATACAAGACTCGAGTAGTTTCCGTGCAGTATAGCTTCCCAAGTGCTGTGTAGTTTCCGTTTCTGGAAACAGTTTTGAAACTCAATATTCGTGACCTCTTATATTTTTGCAGTCTTATTTCCGTTTCAGTGTTTCTCATTTCGGTGGTTTCCTTTCCGTGCTACATAAACAAGAAGTTTTTTGTGAGTTTCCTAACCTTACTTCTTCTGTCTACTAGTCTTTCAATGCAATTTTGCTGACATGAGCATTGCATTAGTCAAGGACATATTTTCATTCTTCTAGTATTAGTTGTCTTGAGTTGCATCTCAAATCATGATTTAGTATGATGTAGTATGCTTAACTAGAAATTCTATTTAGGTGGGACGGAATTTTTTCTTGGCCGAATTATACGTTAGAACATGttgttggaatttgttttaAGAATTCTTTAAGCCAACCTACAagtcgtttggcttaatttttttttcaaattattcaatcacatttaaattaattatttagtacTTGTCCGTCTCACAAATCTCGGAACCGGCCAGCCCCACCCTAGTTTTGATTCGACAAGCACTGT
This window contains:
- the LOC126687067 gene encoding pentatricopeptide repeat-containing protein At4g14050, mitochondrial, which translates into the protein MQIYEFLHHLQLCAKHHTPLTAKKLHARIIKLGVQQTEPLPNTLLNVYGKLGLVEDAHHLFDEMPQRDQVSWASILTACNLANFPNKTLSSFPTMLASDGLEPDHFIYATLVKACSSLSAVRQGMQVHARFILSPFSNDDVVKSSLVDMYAKCGLPETARAVFDSILVKNAVSWTAMISGYARSGIKTEAIELFSRLPMRNLYSWTALISGLVQSGKGIDGCYLFLEMRKEGVDIVDPLVLSSVVGACANLAVLEFGKQLHGLVISLGYESCLFISNALVDMYAKCSDILAAKSIFDRMIRRDVVSWTSIIVGAAQHGRAKEALDLYDDMILAGVKPNEVTFVGLIYSCSHTGLVDEGRSFFESMIKDYGIKPSLQHFTCLLDLLSRSGHLEEAENLINRMPFEPDEPTWAALLSACKHHRNTEMGLRVADQLLNLNPEDPSTYILLSNVYAGAGVWKRVSMVRKLMESREVKKEPGYSTVTLAKEIQVFHAGETFHPMKDEIFGLLTELDGEMRRRGYIPDTSSVLHDMEEQEKERQLFWHSERLAVAYGLLKSVRGTVIRIVKNLRVCGDCHTVLKFISSIVERELIVRDATRYHHFKDGNCSCNDFW